A genomic window from Paenibacillus sp. FSL K6-0276 includes:
- a CDS encoding LacI family DNA-binding transcriptional regulator, translated as MKVTISDIAKAANVAKSTVSKVLNDSPKISQDTKQKVREIMKQMNYTPSSIATGLARQSSCNIGLLVDMSKESEFLNQFFYNIIGGVESVIAPLKYELTISNVQHSSPEGHFLNRLVFSKRVDGIIANNSVLTEELSEELNQLKFPYISIGEIIAPGSWVDFDNEAGGSMLTEHLVEQSYSKIAFIGGQQQEKIYTHRLGGYLSALQQTDLTVHQQWIINCKADEHDSYHAALELLQREERPDSVVCMNSYVAFGVLQAAKTLGLDVPSQLGIAAFDEYPLSRYTTPPLTSLNIDTFKLGVSSGQLLMERIRGNDMPHKHLLMEPELIPRQSTMRTKFFGGTS; from the coding sequence ATGAAAGTAACGATTTCTGATATTGCTAAAGCAGCCAATGTGGCCAAATCTACTGTATCTAAAGTACTAAATGATTCCCCAAAAATATCACAGGATACGAAACAAAAGGTTCGAGAGATTATGAAGCAAATGAACTACACACCAAGCAGTATTGCTACTGGGTTAGCCAGACAAAGCAGCTGCAATATCGGTCTACTGGTCGATATGTCTAAAGAAAGTGAGTTTCTAAACCAATTCTTCTACAACATTATTGGTGGAGTAGAGAGCGTAATTGCACCTTTAAAATATGAGCTGACCATTTCCAATGTGCAACATAGTAGTCCGGAAGGGCATTTTCTAAATAGACTTGTGTTTAGCAAACGTGTCGACGGCATTATTGCCAACAACTCTGTGCTGACAGAAGAGCTATCTGAAGAACTGAACCAACTGAAGTTTCCTTACATCTCCATTGGAGAGATTATAGCCCCCGGAAGTTGGGTTGATTTCGATAATGAAGCAGGCGGCAGCATGCTGACCGAGCATCTCGTCGAACAGAGTTATTCTAAAATAGCCTTCATAGGCGGGCAGCAGCAGGAAAAGATTTATACCCATCGCCTAGGTGGATACTTAAGCGCATTACAGCAGACTGACCTTACCGTTCACCAGCAATGGATTATTAACTGCAAGGCAGATGAACATGACAGCTATCATGCTGCACTTGAGCTTCTGCAGCGCGAAGAACGACCAGACTCAGTAGTGTGCATGAACAGTTATGTAGCCTTTGGGGTGCTTCAAGCCGCAAAAACACTGGGACTTGATGTTCCGTCGCAACTCGGCATCGCCGCTTTCGATGAATATCCTCTGTCCCGTTATACAACACCTCCTTTAACTTCGCTTAATATTGACACGTTCAAGCTGGGTGTATCTTCAGGGCAGCTGCTGATGGAACGCATTCGTGGCAATGATATGCCCCACAAGCATTTGCTAATGGAGCCAGAACTAATTCCCCGTCAATCTACGATGAGAACCAAATTCTTTGGGGGAACTTCGTAA
- a CDS encoding M23 family metallopeptidase, whose translation MCALQLPVFVKYARHANLDSGGEFTGTFRQERIKSSFLLQSITKASTEVPAFNSTPGQKEAVILLALFKNINNRRTMLCLSAAAILWGGLDLPVPAAAVQATVQPVESSGNPVNASKESIWSARRGIYDQLSAATGIPWFRFAAIDQYERTIAKKGSSDKPVSNRLTGIKIPSPVWSGPLNPDQEDTSPESISFFDGFGSDGSGDAIADPENDADVLYSMARHLLKYGDSANDFSIGIWEYYHNGRASQRIAQFARLYEHFGRLDLSGNAFPLPLSNSYSYRSTWGTGRNWGGARIHEGTDLFAPQGMPVRSTCFGLVETKGWNRYGGWRIGIRDIENRYHYYAHLSGYNKSISRGDIVSPGEIIGWVGSSGYGNPGTQGKFPPHLHFGIYRDRGITEWAFDPFPLLKQWENQEYRDLKNKNKKSATNKEKRLQRP comes from the coding sequence ATGTGCGCTTTACAATTGCCTGTTTTTGTGAAATATGCAAGGCATGCCAACTTAGATTCCGGCGGAGAATTTACTGGTACCTTTAGACAAGAACGGATAAAAAGTAGCTTTTTGCTTCAATCTATAACAAAAGCTTCAACCGAAGTGCCTGCATTCAATTCTACGCCCGGACAAAAGGAGGCTGTTATCTTGCTGGCCCTATTTAAGAATATTAATAACCGGAGAACCATGTTGTGTCTGTCCGCGGCTGCTATCCTTTGGGGTGGTTTAGACCTTCCCGTTCCAGCAGCTGCAGTACAGGCTACAGTCCAACCGGTGGAAAGCAGCGGCAATCCCGTTAATGCTAGCAAGGAATCCATATGGTCTGCCCGTAGGGGGATTTATGATCAACTGAGTGCAGCCACTGGAATCCCTTGGTTTAGATTCGCAGCCATTGATCAATATGAACGCACCATCGCCAAAAAAGGGTCCTCAGACAAGCCCGTTTCCAACCGTCTTACAGGAATCAAGATTCCATCACCCGTATGGTCCGGTCCACTCAACCCGGATCAGGAGGATACTTCCCCGGAATCCATCAGCTTCTTTGACGGCTTTGGCAGTGATGGATCAGGAGACGCAATCGCTGATCCAGAGAATGATGCTGACGTTCTATATAGTATGGCTAGACACTTGCTGAAATATGGTGATTCAGCTAATGATTTCAGTATCGGTATTTGGGAGTATTATCACAATGGCCGTGCCTCTCAGCGCATAGCTCAGTTCGCCAGGCTATATGAACATTTTGGGCGGCTTGACCTATCAGGTAATGCTTTTCCACTTCCCTTAAGTAATTCTTATTCTTATCGCAGCACTTGGGGAACCGGCAGAAACTGGGGTGGAGCTCGTATCCACGAAGGGACTGATCTCTTTGCACCTCAAGGCATGCCGGTACGCAGCACCTGCTTTGGCCTAGTGGAAACTAAAGGCTGGAACCGCTATGGTGGCTGGAGAATTGGGATTCGCGATATCGAGAACCGTTACCATTATTACGCCCATTTATCCGGGTATAACAAATCTATTTCGCGTGGAGATATCGTCTCACCAGGTGAAATCATTGGCTGGGTTGGCAGCTCAGGCTACGGAAATCCAGGAACACAAGGGAAATTCCCGCCACATCTACATTTTGGCATCTACCGTGACCGAGGGATTACTGAATGGGCTTTTGACCCTTTTCCGTTGCTAAAACAATGGGAGAATCAGGAGTATAGAGACCTAAAGAACAAAAATAAAAAGAGTGCTACAAACAAGGAAAAACGCCTTCAGCGTCCCTAA
- a CDS encoding YutD family protein: protein MIVIGGKGYELMLDHKDGWNPEAFRGRYSEVLERYDYIIGDWGYSQLRLKGFYRDNHPKVNRDTAISGMVDYINEYCNFGCAYFVLHKLKEVPQEGLFKDILIKEIPEPSEEDDSELEAEDNDGAATEKEFSSKETSSKQGSNSSAAFKEMTSAKDRPLREHQSRNHRGKDSQGKKSKKEFQSRPPQGQSQKPQNTQKPQNNQNTQNAENPQS from the coding sequence TTGATCGTTATAGGCGGAAAAGGCTACGAACTTATGTTAGATCATAAGGATGGTTGGAATCCGGAGGCGTTTCGCGGAAGATATAGCGAGGTGCTGGAAAGATACGACTACATTATTGGTGACTGGGGTTACAGTCAGTTGCGTTTGAAAGGCTTTTACCGGGATAACCACCCTAAGGTGAATCGGGATACAGCGATTTCTGGCATGGTCGATTATATTAATGAATACTGCAATTTTGGCTGCGCATATTTTGTGTTGCATAAGTTAAAAGAGGTACCACAAGAAGGCTTGTTCAAGGATATTCTGATCAAAGAAATACCAGAGCCGAGTGAGGAAGACGATTCGGAGCTAGAAGCTGAAGATAATGATGGAGCGGCTACAGAAAAAGAGTTCTCCTCTAAAGAAACGTCATCTAAGCAAGGTTCGAATTCATCTGCTGCATTTAAAGAGATGACTTCTGCTAAGGATAGACCCTTGAGAGAACATCAAAGCCGAAATCATCGGGGTAAGGATTCGCAGGGGAAGAAATCCAAAAAGGAATTTCAAAGCAGACCGCCACAAGGTCAGTCCCAGAAGCCCCAAAACACACAAAAGCCTCAAAATAATCAAAATACTCAAAACGCAGAAAATCCACAATCTTAA
- a CDS encoding alpha amylase N-terminal ig-like domain-containing protein, with amino-acid sequence MSQSWFLYHTSEDPFAYPVGMGILKLRLFTQAGQQLSCTVIHSDRYDSPGQEVPLQMDRIGSAGIYEIHEAIIHTSTRRCRYLFHIANAAGQYVWYGERGSSENRERAGSFQYAYLHHSEALKLPSWSQDAVTYQIYPSSYNGGTIKGITDKIPYLQQLGVNSIYMTPVFESPSEHKYNTSDYYKIDPAFGDVDGLKALVSEAHRHGIKVILDAVFNHSGDHFFAFKDVMEKGEQSSYKDWFFIRSFPVTQTPAPNYETFAKAEAHMPKLNMDHLETANYMIEVAKYWIRETEIDGWRLDVANEVNPAFWSRFRQELKSEFPEILLIGEIMHASGPWLRGDQFDGGMNYVLRDAMLEFFAEQSTGPDRFMEQLLHQEALYNDQANSAMFQLIGSHDTLRFLTACKEGGRGWDRESTAIQRMRLAVFFQMTYIGIPMIYYGDEVGMEGATDPHCRKAMVWQEQAQNTALLKWYQELIFLRKSCDILRKGTFRPWFTDEVRNVLGYTRGVGQEKIGLIINNSPNAYELELNAYRSDKNVLTDLLSGATFKNTNKLIVSIEPFGCLMLY; translated from the coding sequence ATGTCTCAATCATGGTTTTTATATCATACGAGTGAAGATCCATTTGCCTATCCTGTAGGCATGGGTATCCTGAAGCTCAGACTATTCACACAAGCTGGCCAGCAATTATCCTGTACCGTTATCCACTCAGACCGTTATGATTCTCCAGGACAGGAAGTTCCTTTGCAGATGGATCGGATCGGATCGGCCGGTATTTATGAGATTCATGAAGCAATTATTCACACCAGCACTAGAAGATGCAGATATCTATTTCATATAGCGAATGCCGCGGGACAGTATGTCTGGTATGGAGAGAGGGGCTCATCTGAGAATCGGGAACGTGCGGGTTCTTTTCAATATGCATACCTTCACCATTCTGAGGCTTTGAAGTTACCTTCATGGAGCCAGGATGCGGTGACCTATCAAATTTATCCTAGCAGCTATAATGGTGGAACAATAAAGGGCATTACGGATAAAATACCCTATCTGCAGCAGCTTGGTGTGAACTCTATTTACATGACGCCTGTATTTGAGTCTCCTTCCGAGCATAAATATAACACCTCCGATTATTATAAGATCGACCCTGCATTCGGTGATGTAGACGGATTGAAGGCGCTGGTCAGTGAGGCGCATCGTCATGGAATTAAGGTCATTTTGGATGCCGTGTTTAATCATTCGGGAGATCACTTCTTTGCTTTTAAAGATGTGATGGAAAAAGGTGAGCAGTCTTCGTATAAAGATTGGTTCTTTATTCGTTCTTTTCCCGTTACACAGACGCCTGCGCCGAATTATGAGACATTCGCTAAAGCTGAAGCGCATATGCCAAAGCTGAATATGGATCATCTTGAGACGGCTAATTATATGATTGAAGTTGCCAAGTATTGGATTCGTGAAACAGAGATCGACGGCTGGCGTCTTGATGTAGCGAATGAGGTCAACCCAGCTTTTTGGTCCCGATTTCGGCAAGAACTCAAGTCTGAATTTCCTGAAATCCTACTCATTGGAGAGATAATGCATGCTTCTGGGCCCTGGCTTAGAGGGGATCAATTTGATGGTGGTATGAATTATGTGCTTCGGGATGCCATGCTGGAATTCTTTGCAGAGCAGTCAACAGGGCCAGATCGCTTTATGGAGCAATTACTCCATCAGGAGGCGTTGTATAATGACCAGGCGAATTCGGCTATGTTTCAGTTGATTGGCAGTCATGATACGTTGCGTTTTCTTACAGCATGTAAGGAAGGGGGACGTGGCTGGGACCGCGAGAGCACCGCAATACAGCGCATGAGGTTGGCAGTTTTTTTTCAGATGACCTATATCGGTATTCCAATGATCTATTATGGGGATGAGGTTGGGATGGAAGGGGCCACGGACCCTCACTGTAGAAAAGCTATGGTATGGCAAGAGCAAGCTCAGAATACAGCGCTGCTGAAATGGTATCAAGAACTGATCTTCTTAAGAAAAAGCTGTGATATTCTACGAAAAGGCACGTTTCGTCCTTGGTTCACAGATGAAGTCCGTAATGTGCTCGGTTATACGCGGGGTGTGGGTCAAGAGAAGATTGGGTTAATTATCAATAATTCTCCGAACGCGTACGAGCTTGAGCTTAATGCATATCGTTCGGATAAGAATGTGCTAACCGATTTACTGTCAGGAGCAACTTTTAAAAATACTAACAAGCTTATAGTGAGCATTGAACCGTTTGGCTGTTTAATGTTGTATTAA
- a CDS encoding copper amine oxidase N-terminal domain-containing protein has protein sequence MKRLFSLFSISLLALILAVPAFAASKPIDVYINGSKVSFTAGSPYLANNSVLVPFRVVFEKLGLQVLWDAKTGTVTGKSSNLAITLKIGSNRATVNGTVKKLTTAPVSSAGTTYIPLRFIAEATGGTAVWNSTSRSVQITTPVSKDKDEAAFTALIRLSNQYFNEEKATSFYSLMDSESSYTESVAELNESFKAFDIKNTIDSLEILDFKADEATVYTLESSRRIGGAYTPDTEDEYVYTLVRKNGSWKISSVESQSSTILLTREQALKPAANIPQNDTDAIKGTITKYYQAMNEENPTAVLTTMTSYGEEYDSSLKADLDDFFASYDITYTPGISNVYFYSAKEAAIYVESKDKEASEEETYEQGLIYILSKSDTGVWTIDTTYNVYNKLVKS, from the coding sequence TTGAAAAGATTATTTTCCCTCTTTAGCATAAGTCTACTGGCCCTCATACTTGCGGTCCCGGCTTTTGCAGCTTCGAAACCGATTGATGTTTATATCAACGGTAGTAAGGTTTCCTTCACTGCTGGATCCCCATACTTAGCGAACAATTCTGTACTTGTACCTTTTCGGGTCGTCTTTGAGAAGCTTGGACTTCAAGTCCTCTGGGATGCCAAGACTGGAACGGTGACAGGTAAAAGTTCAAATCTTGCGATTACCCTCAAAATTGGCAGCAACCGCGCTACTGTTAACGGAACCGTAAAAAAACTAACCACCGCACCAGTCTCCTCAGCTGGCACTACATACATCCCATTGCGTTTTATCGCCGAGGCAACAGGAGGCACAGCCGTCTGGAATTCCACCAGTAGAAGTGTACAGATTACTACTCCTGTCTCCAAAGATAAGGACGAAGCAGCCTTTACAGCATTAATCCGTTTGTCTAATCAGTATTTCAATGAAGAAAAAGCTACTAGCTTCTACTCCCTTATGGATTCTGAGTCCTCTTACACGGAATCAGTGGCCGAGCTCAATGAATCTTTTAAAGCTTTCGACATAAAAAATACTATTGATAGTTTGGAAATCCTCGACTTTAAAGCTGACGAAGCCACTGTGTATACGCTGGAAAGTTCTCGCAGAATAGGTGGGGCCTATACTCCAGATACAGAGGATGAATACGTATATACCCTGGTCCGCAAGAACGGAAGCTGGAAGATATCATCCGTGGAATCCCAAAGCTCGACCATTCTCCTTACTCGTGAACAAGCCCTAAAACCAGCAGCCAACATCCCTCAAAATGATACGGATGCCATTAAAGGAACTATTACCAAATATTATCAAGCAATGAACGAAGAGAATCCTACCGCAGTTCTTACCACGATGACTTCTTATGGTGAAGAATATGATTCCTCTCTCAAGGCAGATTTGGATGATTTCTTCGCTTCGTACGATATTACCTATACTCCAGGCATTTCAAATGTCTATTTTTACAGTGCCAAAGAAGCAGCGATATATGTAGAAAGCAAAGACAAGGAAGCTAGTGAAGAGGAGACTTACGAGCAGGGTCTTATCTATATTCTATCCAAGTCGGATACCGGTGTATGGACAATCGATACCACATATAACGTCTACAATAAACTTGTGAAATCCTAA
- the lipA gene encoding lipoyl synthase — translation MTNKTAKQPKPDWIRIKLTTGDNYQEIKSMMRSKTLHTVCEEARCPNIYECWANRTATFMILGDICTRACRFCAVNTGLPTELDLQEPERVAEAAEGMNLRHCVVTSVARDDLADGGAQIFAETVAAIRKRLPLCSVEVLIPDFLGDRNSLEIVMNSNPDILNHNIETVERMSDRVRAKAKYRRSLELLRRAKEIKPDIPTKSSIMLGVGEEWDEILQAMDDLRAVNCDILTLGQYLQPSPKHLNVEKYYPPEEFALLKEEGLKRGFSHVESAPLVRSSYRAHEQVKSAAQVREERAVSSS, via the coding sequence TTGACGAATAAAACAGCAAAGCAACCTAAGCCGGATTGGATTAGAATCAAGCTAACTACCGGTGATAACTATCAGGAAATCAAGAGCATGATGCGTTCTAAAACTTTACATACCGTATGTGAAGAAGCTAGGTGTCCAAATATATATGAATGCTGGGCAAATCGAACGGCTACCTTTATGATTCTTGGTGATATATGTACTCGCGCATGTCGTTTCTGCGCTGTGAATACAGGGCTGCCGACAGAGCTGGACCTGCAGGAGCCTGAACGTGTAGCAGAAGCTGCAGAGGGAATGAACCTTCGCCATTGCGTGGTGACCAGTGTGGCCCGCGATGATCTTGCGGATGGTGGCGCCCAGATTTTTGCTGAGACGGTAGCGGCAATCCGTAAACGCCTTCCGTTATGTAGTGTTGAAGTACTTATTCCAGACTTCTTGGGAGACCGGAATAGTCTAGAGATTGTTATGAACAGTAATCCGGACATTCTTAATCATAATATCGAGACGGTGGAACGGATGTCAGATCGTGTCCGGGCTAAAGCGAAGTATCGCCGTTCGTTGGAGCTGCTGCGCAGAGCCAAGGAGATTAAGCCTGACATTCCTACCAAATCAAGCATTATGCTTGGAGTCGGTGAAGAGTGGGATGAGATTTTACAAGCCATGGATGATTTGCGAGCCGTAAATTGTGATATATTGACTTTAGGACAATACTTGCAGCCTTCTCCAAAGCATTTGAATGTGGAGAAATATTATCCACCAGAGGAATTTGCGCTGCTTAAGGAAGAGGGATTGAAGCGTGGCTTTAGCCATGTGGAGTCAGCCCCGCTTGTTCGCAGCTCTTATCGTGCGCATGAGCAGGTGAAGTCTGCCGCTCAAGTTCGTGAGGAGCGTGCGGTTTCTTCTAGTTAA
- a CDS encoding S41 family peptidase, with the protein MKSKKVISALLTSCLALSITFAPLASAADAAKASTDNSDLINEVMKLLENYNLSDVDKDTLIRGAIDGMVNTLDDPYSQYFNSEEAAQFEHAVDLEYVGIGVKLQYTPTELYIEEISPGSPAEKAGLKRGDTILKINGIPVDETDDSELSGAAGTKVTLLILRNGVSKNYIVTRNELNSTSVFGTLIGPKIAYISLSGFTQNSDEEFAAMLKKMRAAGMKSIVLDLRDNLGGYMDSAYNIASNFMDKGIMMYTSDQSGALTPVTITSGSKIGVPVVILTNEYTASASEALTGALRDNKLATVVGTRSYGKARIQSLLKVSNGDMLKLTTQKYLTPKKEDFNHIGLAPDIEVKGKTAQLITALQIAGMKTLEVTGDHHILNINGVPFAGNVGLVKQGDKIYASSVVLAALVEGEITWDAKNKKVIVKNGTGTATGFTLSSKEALSQNGETYIELNAFKKKFPALVWSYNTAQKQLKLSVK; encoded by the coding sequence ATGAAATCCAAAAAAGTAATAAGTGCACTGTTAACCAGCTGTCTAGCTTTATCTATTACATTTGCTCCACTAGCTTCAGCTGCTGATGCCGCTAAAGCTTCCACAGACAACAGTGATCTTATCAATGAAGTGATGAAGTTATTGGAGAACTACAACCTTTCAGATGTAGATAAGGATACTTTGATTCGCGGAGCCATTGACGGCATGGTGAACACACTGGACGATCCATACAGCCAATACTTCAACTCCGAGGAAGCCGCACAATTTGAACATGCTGTTGATCTCGAATACGTTGGCATCGGTGTTAAACTACAATATACGCCGACAGAACTCTACATCGAAGAAATTTCTCCAGGTTCTCCTGCTGAAAAGGCAGGCCTGAAACGCGGCGATACGATTCTCAAAATCAATGGAATACCTGTTGACGAAACGGATGATTCCGAACTGAGTGGAGCCGCAGGCACCAAGGTCACCCTATTGATTCTCAGAAATGGCGTCTCTAAAAATTATATTGTCACCCGAAATGAATTGAACTCGACTTCCGTTTTTGGAACCCTTATCGGACCGAAGATTGCCTATATTTCGCTCAGTGGTTTCACCCAGAATTCTGATGAAGAATTCGCCGCTATGCTGAAGAAGATGCGTGCAGCGGGAATGAAATCCATAGTGCTTGATTTACGTGATAACTTGGGTGGCTATATGGATTCGGCATACAACATTGCCTCTAACTTTATGGATAAAGGCATCATGATGTATACCTCTGATCAAAGTGGCGCACTAACTCCTGTAACGATTACTAGTGGCAGTAAAATCGGTGTACCCGTTGTAATTCTAACCAACGAATACACTGCAAGTGCATCTGAAGCTCTTACTGGCGCCCTACGTGACAACAAACTGGCTACTGTCGTAGGCACTCGTTCTTACGGCAAAGCGCGTATTCAAAGCCTACTTAAGGTGTCTAATGGCGACATGCTGAAATTGACCACGCAGAAATATCTAACCCCTAAGAAAGAAGACTTTAATCACATCGGTCTTGCACCGGATATTGAGGTTAAAGGCAAAACTGCACAGCTGATTACCGCCCTGCAGATTGCTGGAATGAAGACTTTAGAAGTCACCGGAGATCATCATATCTTGAATATCAATGGCGTTCCTTTTGCTGGTAATGTCGGTCTGGTGAAGCAGGGTGATAAGATTTATGCTTCTTCGGTTGTGCTGGCTGCGCTTGTCGAAGGCGAGATCACGTGGGATGCTAAGAACAAGAAGGTTATCGTAAAGAACGGAACAGGCACCGCCACCGGCTTTACGCTTTCCTCCAAAGAGGCGCTTTCCCAGAATGGTGAGACCTACATTGAATTAAATGCCTTTAAGAAGAAGTTCCCGGCACTTGTGTGGAGTTACAATACTGCACAGAAACAGTTGAAATTATCTGTAAAATAA